The segment GCCGTTCGTCGGCGTTGTGCGAGGCGGCTGAAGCTTCCGCAGCTGCGAAAAGCATGGTCCGCGCGCGGATCCTGTGAGTCGAGTTACCCGTTCGACTTGCTTGTGCTGCTCTGCTAAAAAAATGTACTTTTTTGGAGCAATTGGCAAGTTGGCAACTGACCACAGGTCGGACCTCACCGGCGCTCTGACCCTGGCAGTTCACGATCGAGAGGGGCTGTGCAACAATTCGCGGACAATTCAGGCGCTATGCCGATCGAGATTGCCTTTCAGACAAGGGAGTTACGCGCCACCTGCGAAAGCCCAACGAGGGCAAAGCGGGAGCTTGGAGAGTCGGGCAGCAAAGCGCTACGCAGGGTGCTGGCGGATATGAACGCGGTTGACACTGTCGCCGAACTGTTTGATATGGGGCTCGGAATTGAGAATTGCACACAGGGGCATGGAATGCTAAGGTTCCAATTGAACGAAGTACTAAGCCTGTACTGCAATGCGAATCAGCAAAGCGTGCCGATGAGCGGCGAAACGATTGACTGGGCCCAAGTGACGAGGCTCAAGGTTGTCCGCATCGGGAGCGACAATTGAGCGTCCACGCTGAATTTTGCCCAGCCTGGGCTTCTCCTCCTGGCGAAACCGTTCGCGAAATCGCCCAGAGGAAGGGCCTGAAACAAGCGGTCGTTGCCAGCGCTCTTGACGTTGCGGAAATCGAGCTTCCTCGGGCGCTCGATGGGGACTGGCCCATCGACGCAGAGCGCGCCGAAAAGCTTGCGGCGCAAATCGGGGGCACTCCTCGGTTTTGGTTGGCACGTGAGGCGCAGTACCGGCAGGCCCTCAAGTCGATTCACGATGACACCCGTGCATGGGTTTCCGGCCTTCCATTCGCCGATATGGCGAAGTTCGGATGGATTGATGCCGCGAGCACTTTCGCAGACAAGCTTCGCCATGCGTTCGCCTTCTTTGGCGTGTCGAGTGTTGATGAATGGCGGGAAGCTTGGCTTTCCGAACGTGGCGGCCTAACGGCATACAGAACGTCCCCCGTTTTCACCACACAAGCGGCAGCGGCTGCAGCGTGGCTCAGACAGGGTGAATTGGCCGCGAGCCATATTCGCACCGCTCTCTGGTCCCGCACGGATTTCGAGCGCCTTTTGCCGGATTTGAGACCGCTCACTAGGATACATAGGCCTTCCGAGTTCCTGCAACAGCTTCAACAAAAGTGCGCAGCCTGCGGCGTGGCCGTTGTCATCGTTCGAGCCCCTAAAGGTTGCCCGGCAAGCGGTGCAACGCGGGTCAGGAACGGACAAGCCGTTCTCCAGCTCAGTGCGCGGTATTTGCGGGATGACAGCTTCTGGTTCACCTTCTTCCACGAGGCGGGTCATCTGGTCCTGCACGAGGATCGTCTGTTCCTAGAATGGTCAGAGAAGCGACATCTCGACGAGAAGGAAGAGCTGGAAGCCAACGACTTCGCGGGGAAGGTCCTGATTCCGCCGTCGCAGGAGGCTGCGTTGCGTGAACTCCCTCATGAATACAAGAGCATCATGCGGTTCGCACGAAATCTCTCGGTGTCGCCGGGTGTTGTGGTTGGCCAGCTTCAGCATCGAGGCCTGTTGCCTCGGGAAAAGCTCAACTTCCTGAAAAAGCGCTACACATGGGGCTGAGCTAACCGCGGAAGGGCAGGTACTTGCCGGGGCTCTTCTGCCAGTTGCACATGGCGTCTTCCATGACCTGCATGCCTACGCCGAGGTGCTGCTCCAGGGCGGCTACGCGCGCCTCAAGGTCTCGAGCGCTGGTGTTGGAGTCGATCTGTCCATCGAACAGTAGACGCGCGCCCTTCTTCGGTCCGGTGGCTTCTTTCAAATAGGTCGAGTTGGCGTCTATCGCCGCGAGCCCCACCTTGGCGAGCATGGTGAGGTAGTCGAAGCGCCCCGTTCGTCCGAAGCCCATGACGGCGTCCATCGAGTCGTAGAGCAGTGCGAACGCTTGCCGCGGGTTACCCTTGGCCTCGCTCAACGCATCAGCGATCATTTTGTCGTGCGAGCCATGCCCCTTGACCCATTCAACGTAGGTCCTCACGACGGTTCCCGTCCCGCGTGCGCCCTGCTTCAGCGACTCGTATTTTCGGTGGTTCCCGAACTTGCCTTGAAAGAGAGCGCGGTTGTCTTCAAGCCATTCGCTGTAGGCTTCAGGGGCAGCAGCGACTTGCACCCAGGTCCAGGGAGATTCCTTGTACGCACCGTACAGCTCGCGTGCCAATAACCATTCGGTGCGCAGGTTACGGCCGCAGTGCGTTGTCAAAAACACCAGCCAGAAGGCTTCTTCCCGTTGCCCGTTTGCCGCCTTGAGTATTGCGGCCCTAATGGGGTCAAACAAGTCGCTCTTTGGGTCGGCGCGCAACGGGCTAATGGGCCGAGCCCGGACCTTGTGCACATACTCGACGCGTTGAAGACTGTCGAGGAGCTGAGCCACAAAAGACTGCATGTTCTCAAAGGGGACGACACCGGTCAGCGGCATCTGCTCATGATGGAATTTCATCAGCTGTGCTTCAAGCTCCTGGGCTCGAAGCTCTTTTTCGGGGCCTTTCATTTCGAATCCTTAGTCGGAACTGTTTTTGGGTTGAAGAGCGACAACTGATCTTTCTCGGAGGCAATGTTTTCGCGCCTCTTGATGTAAAGCAAGTAGACGTCGTCGTGGATGCGTCGTCTCAGACGCTTTATTTCCAGCTGGTTGTTTTTGACGAAGCCTGCCTTGTGGATCATCAGCAAGGTGGCTAAATCTGCCCAGTAGGGATCCATGGCTTCATGGTAATTCGGTATATTGCCATGTCCGGTGCGCACTATCTTCTCGAAGGCGACGAGACTCTTTATGGCGGCCCACGGATCGCCTTGTGGCATTGGTGGCATTGGGCGATGTAGGTGCCAACCCTCGTCTAGGAACTTGGTGGCTTTGTCACGAACCTTGTCGTAGAGGTGCAAACTACCGACTGCGTGTTTGTATTCGCCTAACTCAATGCCCAACGATCGGGCGATTAACTCCTGCAACATAGTAAATGCGAACACGTCATGGGGCAGACCGAGCCAAGCGTCGTTGGAGCGCATGGACGTCAACATGTGCAGCCGATCGCCACGCACCAGGAACTGCAGCGTGCAGGTGCACGGTATGTCGAGGTGGGGTTCCAGCGTGTCGGAGCGGTCAAACAGCTGCAGAACGGCTTGCCTCGAGTCGCGCCTTTCCTTCAGCAACTGGATAACGCGAGGGACTTGGTCATTTGGAGACTCGCCGAACAGTCGCGGCCCGTAAGCGCCGTAGACGGTTTTCTTGTCGTCGGAGAATTCGTGGTAGCTCGGGATGTAGTGCTGGATGAAATCTAGCCGGTTGCTGCCGGCGAGTATCCACAGCAGTTCGCCCAGACAACTAAACAGGCGACCTCGCGATTCGGACCTACTGAGGCGGACTCGCGGGGCAGAGAGTTTCAGGAGCGTGCCACTGATTTCCCGTGCTGGACCCTTGGAGGGCTGTATGGGGGTGCCGCGCGCAAGGATTTGCTTGTATACCTTGAACAGCAGGTCATCGAGAGAATCGGCTGCGAGATACACGGCGTGCTCGATGGTTCGATGGTTCAGCTGAATAGGCAAAGCTGGGAGCAATCGAGTGCAGCCCGTCGGTCCGGCTGCGCGACACGCCGTCCAATCTGCACAGCGTCTCGAGCGGAAATGGCAACTGCGCCGTGCCGGAGAGCGCGCCGACGTTGGCCAGCAGTAACGTCATAGTGGGGGTAAAGCGCTCCGCGATGAAAGGAGCGCGCGGGCAGACCGATGCCAACCGCGAATTCGTGCAGTTCCTGAATACTATCTGCCATGAGGTGGAACCACGCGTAACCGTGCTTCTGGACCTCGGCGTCGTCAACGTACACCATTTGTTTTTCTCCCCCCCCAGGACCCGAATTTAGCATCTGGCGGAATAAGCACCAGGGCAAGTGATGCTGAATCGGCGATGACGGAGGATATCTTTGTGGGCCGCGGATTCGAGCGCGAGACCCGTTGTTCGAGCATTCTGGTTTGGCCTAGCTTAGGACAACACGGCTTCGCATATGACCGCGGGCCAGATTCGGCGCTGTCCGACTGACCGCAATGCGAGGCGGATTCAACCGGTCGATGCCTCCGTGACATCGACTATCCGCTTGAGGAGGCGGATGTTGCCAGTCCCACCGAGACTCGCTGAGGCTGCCCACTCTAAGGAAGCATATTCGTGCCACGTATCCCCATAACCGTGCCACAAACTAGCTTGTTTTGAGCGAACTGTGCGCCTTGTCCGATTTCGATGGACTGACCTAAACGAGGCTATCTCGTTGAATTGATTGGGGAATTCCGGTGGCGAGCCAGCCGTGTGATGGCTGGGCTGCCAGGAAAAATAGGGGAAGCATAAACGGGCCGCGCAAAAAAGAAGCATAAGCGTGCCAAAGCGGCACGGTTACGGTTCCAGCGACACATACGGCCGAGCCGGAAACCACGGCACCACAGGTGGGGGAGGCCATCGAAGGCGCATCTGTGTCACGCACGGCGAACGCCGCAACCATATCAAGGGCAGCTGTGCCGCCGGCGAATTCGTCGGCACTGCGGAGGCGGCCAAATACTCGCTCTCGGCAGCAACCCCAAGGTGCCCGATACAGCGAAGAGTGGCCGGGGAATGACACTGCAGTGTAAGCTGCAGCAGCCACCTGGTAGAAATCAATCAGGTGGCTGCTGGGAGACTCAGGGAGTCATTTGCTTAGTCACTTACATCACACGCTTGACGTCCGTGAATTGGCCGTTGACCTTCAGCTTGATGGTGACCTCGCTGGACGTACGATTCCTCCAGAACCACCCATGGGATCCATTGAACGCTGCTTCCAGCGTGCCGCTGTCACTATCTACCGAGCGCCCTTTTTTGTAAGAGGTCGATCGCCCAAAGGTATCGCCGTGCATGTCGTAATTGACGAGGCCAGGAGATACCGTCCAGGCATATGCAACCTTGGCTCCCTTGGTCATCGTGAGCTTGAGTTCCGTGCCCTGGTTCGGTCGCAATGCGATGACTCGCTCCTCGGCGTTCCCCGAGATGATGGGTTCAGGCGCAGCCCTGACAGGCGATGCCGATGGAGCGGCCTTCGAAACAGCCACTGGTTCCGGTGCAACTGCCTTGCTTGCTGCTTGAACGTCTTTCAACGCATCTGCTTGGGCTTCCGCTGCGAGCTGCATCTTGATTGCACCCATTTTAGTCAGTCCCAGCACATTGCCGAAACCGGTCGGGTCATAGCCGTACTCAGCGGGCAGTACCACCGAAAACAGGATCACGACTGCGGCGACTGCAGCCAGGATGGTTGAGTTGACGAGCTGGGCAGACGAGGGGATCTCACTGCGGTTGGGGGTTTGGGCGTTAAACATGGTGTATCAATTCAGAAAAAGGCCGGCGGATTGATAGCCGAAGAGGAGGAAGCCAGCGGCCATCAGGACGACGTTCGCTGAGTAGGCATGACGGAGGAAGGAGCGGCGCCTGCGCCAGTACCCCATCACAATCAGGATGAGGGCTAGCGCCAGGAGTTGCCCGATTTCCACGCCCACGTTGAAAGCCAGTAGATTCGTAACTAGGCCATCCTGAGAGATGTTGTATTCCAGAATCTTTGTGGCTAGACCGAAGCCGTGGAAGAGTCCGAAGATGAGGGTTGCAGCTTTCGTGCTGGGCTGGAACCTGAACCATCGCTGGAATGCCCCCATGTTGTCGAGCGCTTTGTAGACCACCGATAGACCGATGATCGCGTCGATCAAGTAGCTGTTGGCTGCCATGCTGAAATAGACGCCGATCAGCATCGTGGTGGAGTGTCCCAATGCAAACAGGCTGACGTAGAGACCAACGTCCTTGAGCCGGTAGAGGAAGAAGATGACTCCGAATAGGAACAATAGGTGGTCATACCCCGTGATCATGTGCTTGGCACCAAGATAAACGAACGCGGGTATGTTCGAACCGCTAATCTCCTGGATGTAGCCTTTGTCACCTTCGGCCACGCCATGCGCCCAGGCTAAGGAACCCAAAAGACTCAGGAAGAGAAACGGGACAAGCCTGCGAGCTCGTTGCCATGCAGGATGGTGAAGGGAATGGCCGAGCACCCTTCCTAAGAAAGAAAGCATTTAAATCTCCTAGATGAATACATTGGTACGCCCCAAAGTGGGACGCATCAGTTCGGACTAGGAGAGGTGCTTGGGAGGCCGTTCGAGAACGCCGATGCCATTGCTGCGTAGGGCCGACGAAACGTTGTCCACCCAGGTGCCTGGCAAAGCAGGGGGAGTCGTCAGCGCTACCGAGATGATCGGCGCTGGGGTGTCATGCCGGTGATCAGCAGGATCATGCCCGTGGACGTGCTGTGCCGTTTCCTCGACAGCGCTGCTGTCGTGATGCACATGGTCGATCGCCGCCGAGCCTTGGTCAAGCGGACCATGTCGAAGCATCAACGCTTCTTGCTGACTGATCGGATCGTGTGAACGCGAGACCAAGCTGAGCGTGGTCAGCAGCTGCAGCACGATAGCGAGCAGCGTGACGGTCCAGAACTTGAAACGCGGGGAGAAATACATGGACATGGGCAGCGCTGGAGTAAGCGTGCGGGCAAGATGCCGGGATGATATCAGCACGGTGATGCCTCGATAGGTTGCGTGACAGAAACCGCCGTCCAAATCGGGCATACTGGATTGCACATCTGGCCAAACCGAGATGCCCAGGATGCCCCAAGGGCTACCAGCCCAAAGTGGACGATTGTCGCGCGCTATTCGGCTTGTCAACAATCCGAGCTTCGGTCAAACTAAAAAAATATGTTCTGAACGAGGGGGGCGAGCTTCGGGCCACGTATACAGGGTAATAAGGAGTAGCCATGACAGACGATGTAGACAAATGGCTGGCGAATGCTAAAGCCGTGACGGCTACTGGTGCGCAGCACGCTGATGTGAGAAGCATCCACCGCAAGCTTGATGCGGATGGGTTGGGCTCTGTCCTGGCTCTGAGCCGACGGGATATGCGCCTGATTGTGGCCTGTGCGGTGATTTCCGCGGTCGTGACGATCTGGGCCTCAACGCAATTTGCAGGCAAGACCCCCCGCCCGGCCAGCGCCACCTGGATTGCCAATCCATCTCCTATCTCCCCTTTCGGCCTTCTGGTGGGTGGCTGATGCGTAACAGATCCAGAAAGCTGATCCTGGCGGCGCTTGCAGGCGTGTGCGTCGGTCTCCTGGTGTTTGCCGGTATCGTCGTCGGCCGTAACACCATTCCCGAGCACGAGACCGACCTGCATGAAATGCTGCACAAAGCTGTGCCGCTGGACGACAACGAAAAGGCCGTGCTAGAAGCCAAGGAACGGGCCTTCATGGCACGGCGTGGGGAGATTGAAGCGCACCTGAGAGTCGCCAATGCGGAGCTGGCTGATGCAATCGCGAAAACCCCACAGTGGTCGCCGGGAGTGGAGAGCGCCATGCGGCAGGTCGAGGCCGCCGCCGCCCGCCTGCAGCGCGAAACGCTGATCCACGTTTTTGAAATGCGCGCCGGCCTCAGGCCCGAGCATCGATCCGCCTATGACGAAGTTTTGCTCGAATCATTGCGGCGTGGAGCACCGTGATTGATGAATCGGACGCGGTCCTGGTCATCCAGGCTCGCCGGGGGGAGCGCGCGGCTTTTGACGCGCTGGTCCGCCGACACTGGGCATCGGTAAGGCAGGCTGCTCGAAGCTTCGGAATTCCTGAAACCGACGTGGACGATATCGTCCAAGATTCCTTTATCGCTGCCTGGAAGGCGCTGGACGACTACGACCCTACCCGTCCATTTCGAGGCTGGCTGTTTGGTATAGCACTCAACAAGATGCGCGACCTCCTGCGCTTTCGCAAGGTCCGGCAGTTTCTGTTCGGCGCCTCGGACATCTCCGATGATGAGGCAGCCGGTGTACCGTTTGACGGCCCCGGCCCCGACAAACTCGCCGCGGACCGCCAGGAGCTCAAACGCGTCACCCAAACCCTGGACCGGCTCGATCGGCCCCTGCGCGATGTGCTCGTTCTGACCGGCCTGGTCGGGATGTCTCAGTCCGAAGCGGCCGAAGCCCTGGGGGTGTCACTCAAAACGGTGGAAGGGCGCGTTATCCGTGCCCGCAAGCGCTTGAAGGCAATTCTTCAGCAAGGGCACGCCATCCAAAAATAATAACCATTGTTGAGGGGTGGATTGATTCTGCCACGTAGTTGGTAGTGAGGGTGCTCTTTGCGCCCCCTATCAAGTCAGGAGTCAGCCATCGTTTCCGAAAAATTCCTCCCCAGAGGGCGGCTAGGCCTTCTTGCGCTTCTATGCGTCCCTGCCCTGGGCATTGCACAAGAGGCACCACCCTTCCCGATACTGCTGCAACAGGCCATCACCACTGCTCCGATCCAACTGGAGCAAAGCGCGAATATCGCAGCACTGCGTTCGGACGCGGCCCAGGCGCGTGCTTGGATGAACCCGCGCATCGACGCCATCGCCGAGAACCTCTCCGCGCCGTCGCCGGACGGAACCAGCCAACGCCAGAACACGTACTCAGTCAGCCAGCCCTTGGAGCTGTTCGGCAAGCGTCAGGCGCGTCTCGATATGGCCGACCGCAATCTGGACCTAGCCACGATGCGTGGCCGCCAGGTTCGGGTGGTCTTCGCGGCCGAGCTGGCCGAAGCCTATGCCATCGCGGAAGCCGGGCTGTTGCGCAGCGTGCTGGCCTCGGAAGAACTGCAGCGCGCCAATGATGACCTGCGCGCCACGGTCGCACTGGTGAATGCCGGCAGGGAAGCCAATTTGCGTGCGGCACAGGCTCGTGCGAGTGTCGCCTCTGCCCTGGCCGCCGAACGCGCAGCCAGGGCAGACGCAGCGCAGGCCTTGGAGGCGCTGACCGCACTGTCTGGATCGCAAATCACTTTCACAGGCCTGGGAGGTACTCTGCTCGACGCACCGAGGACACCTTCGCAGAGTAACGCCACGGATGAGAGTCCGGCAGTGCTGGCCGCCCGGGCCGAGCGTGACGCGTTGCGCGCCCAAGTGGAGGTGGAGCGCAAGCGCACGCTGCCCGAGGTCAGCGTGATGGCTGGCACTCGCCGCTACGGCTTCTCCGATGCCACCGGCTACCAACTCGGCCTGAGTTTCAGTGTCCCGCTGTTCGACCGCAACACCCATGGGATCGATGCGTCCGAGCAAAGAGTCACCGCGGCCGAAGCCCGCCTGGATAACGCAAGGCTGCTGGCGCAGGCCCAGCGTCGCAGCGCGATCGTACAGGTCGAGGCTGCCGATCTCCGGCTGGCAGCCGCAAACGAAGGCCTGAATGCCGCCATGGAGGCCTATCGCCTGGGTCGTATCGGTTACGAGGCGGGTCGCACTTCGCTCGTCGAGCTCCTCGCGACCCGCCGCTCCCTGTCTGACGCCAATCTCGTGACGATTGAAGCCCGACTCGCGCGTGTCCGCGCTATTGCCCTGCTCGCACAGTCGGAGGGCCGACTTGCTTTCTCTGGAGAACAAACAAAATGAACGAACTTCGCAAGTCTCCGGCCTGGTTGCCGATCGCCGGAACAGCCGTGTTTGCCGCAGTCATCGGTTTCGGTGCGGCCAAGCTGTTGGCTCCCAAAGCTCCCCCTGCCGCGCAAGCAGAACAAGGGGAATCGAATCCCGCCGAGGCAACTGCCGGGGACCAGATCGTAAAGATCCCGGCCCAGTACTTGGCTGCTGCCCAGATTTCGGTGGAAGCGCTGCGCTCGGGCAGAGTGGCCTCAGAAGTGCTTGCCCCTGCAACGGTGGTAGCACCTCCCGGTAGCGAGGCCGTTATCGTGGCTCGAGCCGCCGGCATTCTGACAAAGATCGAAAAGCGGATTGGCGATACCGTGCGCGCGGGCGAGGTGCTGGCTGTCGTCGAGAGCATGCAGGCCGCCGCCATGGTGTCCGATATGCAGGTGGCGGAAACCCGTGCCGACGCTGCACGGCGCACCTTCGAGCGCGAGAAGAAGCTTTTCGAGGAAGGCATCACACCGCGGCAGGACATGGAAGCAGCCGAAGCCACACTGAATGTGACCAATGCTGAAGCTCGGCGTGCGATCAGTGTGGCGCGGGCAGCGCGCGTGACTGACGGTGGTCAAGCCATCACCGTCGTCAGCCCGATCACGGGACGGATCACTGCCCAGCGCAGTGTGCTGGGCACGAGTGTGACGCCTGATGCCGAGCTGTTCCGTGTGGTCGATACGAATTCCGTGCAGGTGGAAGCCTCCGTTACCGCCGCCGATACCCGCCGCATCGCAACCGGCGATCAGGCCACCATCATTTTCCGCTCCAGTGTCACTATCAACGCCCGTGTACGTTCCGTGACGCCCACGGTAACCGGTGATGCCCGCGCTGCGACCGTCTTGCTCGTGCCGGAAGGCCGCAGCAAGGAGCTTGTCATTGGTGAAGGCGTGCAGGTACGCCTGCATACGAGCGCGCAGGGCAGTGATGGCTTCATGGTTCCGGAAGATGCTATCCAGCGCATCGCCGGCCGCGACGCCATATTCGTACAGACCGCCGAGGGCTTCACGATCGTTCCCGTGTTGGTTGGTGTACGGAGCAATGGTGTTGCACAGATCATCTCCGGCGTCAAGGGTGACGAGCTGGTCGCCACGCGCAACGCTTTCTTGCTAAAGGCCGAGATGATCAAGCTCGGGGGAGACAAGGAATGATCGGCGATCTGATTCGATTTTCCGTCCGACAGCGTTGGTTGATCCTGTTCCTCACGCTGGTGGTCGCCAGTTTTGGTGCCTGGCACCTGTATCTGTTGCCTATCGACGTTACCCCGGACATCACGAACAAGCAGGTGCAGATCAACACCGTGTCTGCCACCCTGTCACCGGTCGAGATCGAGAAGCGGGTCACCTACCCCATTGAAACAGCCATGGCAGGCCTCAATGGCGTAGAGAACATTCGCTCCTTGTCCCGCAACGGTTTCAGCCAGGTCACCGTCATTTTTAAGGACAGCGCGGATCTCTACTTCAT is part of the Rhodoferax sp. BAB1 genome and harbors:
- a CDS encoding ImmA/IrrE family metallo-endopeptidase — translated: MSVHAEFCPAWASPPGETVREIAQRKGLKQAVVASALDVAEIELPRALDGDWPIDAERAEKLAAQIGGTPRFWLAREAQYRQALKSIHDDTRAWVSGLPFADMAKFGWIDAASTFADKLRHAFAFFGVSSVDEWREAWLSERGGLTAYRTSPVFTTQAAAAAAWLRQGELAASHIRTALWSRTDFERLLPDLRPLTRIHRPSEFLQQLQQKCAACGVAVVIVRAPKGCPASGATRVRNGQAVLQLSARYLRDDSFWFTFFHEAGHLVLHEDRLFLEWSEKRHLDEKEELEANDFAGKVLIPPSQEAALRELPHEYKSIMRFARNLSVSPGVVVGQLQHRGLLPREKLNFLKKRYTWG
- a CDS encoding thymidylate synthase yields the protein MYLAADSLDDLLFKVYKQILARGTPIQPSKGPAREISGTLLKLSAPRVRLSRSESRGRLFSCLGELLWILAGSNRLDFIQHYIPSYHEFSDDKKTVYGAYGPRLFGESPNDQVPRVIQLLKERRDSRQAVLQLFDRSDTLEPHLDIPCTCTLQFLVRGDRLHMLTSMRSNDAWLGLPHDVFAFTMLQELIARSLGIELGEYKHAVGSLHLYDKVRDKATKFLDEGWHLHRPMPPMPQGDPWAAIKSLVAFEKIVRTGHGNIPNYHEAMDPYWADLATLLMIHKAGFVKNNQLEIKRLRRRIHDDVYLLYIKRRENIASEKDQLSLFNPKTVPTKDSK
- a CDS encoding DUF4031 domain-containing protein, translated to MLNSGPGGGEKQMVYVDDAEVQKHGYAWFHLMADSIQELHEFAVGIGLPARSFHRGALYPHYDVTAGQRRRALRHGAVAISARDAVQIGRRVAQPDRRAALDCSQLCLFS
- a CDS encoding transmembrane anchor protein; this encodes MFNAQTPNRSEIPSSAQLVNSTILAAVAAVVILFSVVLPAEYGYDPTGFGNVLGLTKMGAIKMQLAAEAQADALKDVQAASKAVAPEPVAVSKAAPSASPVRAAPEPIISGNAEERVIALRPNQGTELKLTMTKGAKVAYAWTVSPGLVNYDMHGDTFGRSTSYKKGRSVDSDSGTLEAAFNGSHGWFWRNRTSSEVTIKLKVNGQFTDVKRVM
- a CDS encoding HupE/UreJ family protein, which gives rise to MLSFLGRVLGHSLHHPAWQRARRLVPFLFLSLLGSLAWAHGVAEGDKGYIQEISGSNIPAFVYLGAKHMITGYDHLLFLFGVIFFLYRLKDVGLYVSLFALGHSTTMLIGVYFSMAANSYLIDAIIGLSVVYKALDNMGAFQRWFRFQPSTKAATLIFGLFHGFGLATKILEYNISQDGLVTNLLAFNVGVEIGQLLALALILIVMGYWRRRRSFLRHAYSANVVLMAAGFLLFGYQSAGLFLN
- a CDS encoding CnrY/NccY family anti-sigma factor encodes the protein MTDDVDKWLANAKAVTATGAQHADVRSIHRKLDADGLGSVLALSRRDMRLIVACAVISAVVTIWASTQFAGKTPRPASATWIANPSPISPFGLLVGG
- a CDS encoding periplasmic heavy metal sensor, which produces MRNRSRKLILAALAGVCVGLLVFAGIVVGRNTIPEHETDLHEMLHKAVPLDDNEKAVLEAKERAFMARRGEIEAHLRVANAELADAIAKTPQWSPGVESAMRQVEAAAARLQRETLIHVFEMRAGLRPEHRSAYDEVLLESLRRGAP
- a CDS encoding RNA polymerase sigma factor, whose product is MIDESDAVLVIQARRGERAAFDALVRRHWASVRQAARSFGIPETDVDDIVQDSFIAAWKALDDYDPTRPFRGWLFGIALNKMRDLLRFRKVRQFLFGASDISDDEAAGVPFDGPGPDKLAADRQELKRVTQTLDRLDRPLRDVLVLTGLVGMSQSEAAEALGVSLKTVEGRVIRARKRLKAILQQGHAIQK
- a CDS encoding TolC family protein, whose product is MVSEKFLPRGRLGLLALLCVPALGIAQEAPPFPILLQQAITTAPIQLEQSANIAALRSDAAQARAWMNPRIDAIAENLSAPSPDGTSQRQNTYSVSQPLELFGKRQARLDMADRNLDLATMRGRQVRVVFAAELAEAYAIAEAGLLRSVLASEELQRANDDLRATVALVNAGREANLRAAQARASVASALAAERAARADAAQALEALTALSGSQITFTGLGGTLLDAPRTPSQSNATDESPAVLAARAERDALRAQVEVERKRTLPEVSVMAGTRRYGFSDATGYQLGLSFSVPLFDRNTHGIDASEQRVTAAEARLDNARLLAQAQRRSAIVQVEAADLRLAAANEGLNAAMEAYRLGRIGYEAGRTSLVELLATRRSLSDANLVTIEARLARVRAIALLAQSEGRLAFSGEQTK
- a CDS encoding efflux RND transporter periplasmic adaptor subunit, producing the protein MNELRKSPAWLPIAGTAVFAAVIGFGAAKLLAPKAPPAAQAEQGESNPAEATAGDQIVKIPAQYLAAAQISVEALRSGRVASEVLAPATVVAPPGSEAVIVARAAGILTKIEKRIGDTVRAGEVLAVVESMQAAAMVSDMQVAETRADAARRTFEREKKLFEEGITPRQDMEAAEATLNVTNAEARRAISVARAARVTDGGQAITVVSPITGRITAQRSVLGTSVTPDAELFRVVDTNSVQVEASVTAADTRRIATGDQATIIFRSSVTINARVRSVTPTVTGDARAATVLLVPEGRSKELVIGEGVQVRLHTSAQGSDGFMVPEDAIQRIAGRDAIFVQTAEGFTIVPVLVGVRSNGVAQIISGVKGDELVATRNAFLLKAEMIKLGGDKE